CTGCCCAGCCGGCGCTCGTCAGCCGGTCGCCCATCAGCAGGTAGCCGAACAGCGCGGCGAACACCGTTTCGGACGACAGGATGATGGCCGCGTCCGCTGCCGCGGTGTTGCGCTGGCCGATCACCTGGGCCGTGAAGCCGATGCCCACCGACACGATGCCGGTGTAGGCGATGTCGCGCGCTGCGGCCCACAGCGCACCGGCCGCGAGCGGCTCGGCGGCGCCCGCCCAAGCTGCCGACACCCCGCCACAGACCAGGAACTGGCCGCAGGCGACCAGGAAGGGCGCCGCCATGCGGTCCGCCACCCGACCGACGAAGAGCACATGCACCGCCCAGGGCAGCGCCGAGGCGATCACCCACAGGTCGCCGGTCTGCAATTGGACCTGGCCGGCGCCGGAGAGCATCCAGGTGCCGACCAGGCAGCCGATCGACGCCGGCCAGACCGAAGCGTGTGGCTGCCGGCCCAGCCACCACCAGGCCAGCAGCGGCACCAGCGGCACGTACAGCGCGGTCAGGAAGCCAGCGTTGGTCACCGTGGTGCCGATGATGCCGATCTGCTGCATCGCCGCGCCCAGCCAGAGCAGGGCGCCCAGGCCGGCGATCTGCGCGGCATCGCCCCGGTTGGGCGCCAACTGCCGCGCGCGCAGAAAACGCCATTCGCGCCAGGCAAAGGGCGCGATGATCAGCGCACCGATCAGGAACCGCGCGCCAGTGAAGGTCATCGGTCCGACGTGCGCCATTGCAGTGCTCTGCGCCACGAAGGCCGAGCCCCAGATCAGCGCGACGACGGTCAGCAGGAAGTTGGCTTGAAAACGGGTCATGCGGCGCGCGG
The Sphaerotilus microaerophilus DNA segment above includes these coding regions:
- a CDS encoding DMT family transporter; the encoded protein is MTRFQANFLLTVVALIWGSAFVAQSTAMAHVGPMTFTGARFLIGALIIAPFAWREWRFLRARQLAPNRGDAAQIAGLGALLWLGAAMQQIGIIGTTVTNAGFLTALYVPLVPLLAWWWLGRQPHASVWPASIGCLVGTWMLSGAGQVQLQTGDLWVIASALPWAVHVLFVGRVADRMAAPFLVACGQFLVCGGVSAAWAGAAEPLAAGALWAAARDIAYTGIVSVGIGFTAQVIGQRNTAAADAAIILSSETVFAALFGYLLMGDRLTSAGWAGCTLILACILAVQLLPMWRERGRAAA